The Chroogloeocystis siderophila 5.2 s.c.1 genome includes a region encoding these proteins:
- the hepA gene encoding heterocyst formation ABC transporter subunit HepA, with amino-acid sequence MPVKIPVPIRRLLQTTSFWQDNSFLFKEFKFFGKAAIFAVVFTILGAAFEGFGIGFILTFLQSLTHPDAAQFQTGIDWIDTVILGVNAPVNERLFRISGLILLTTFLRLGFNYLGKLYTRISASSLAYRLRHLLFEQLISLRISYFAKKRSGEIINSLTSEVIQLQQAFDVSSALFTKILTLWVYVISMFLLSWELTLVSGMLFSLLSVGISTLLGRIREASFARSKASGGYTSVALELVNGIRTVHAFAAQDYERKRFYHANRNLLNATLQSISAQALVEPLREGIATTILIGMLVVAVTTLIPQGYLELASLLTFLFVLFRMMPTMRQIDSARVQMSSFHGSLRDIKQLLRKDDKAYTRNGKVEFTGLNRAIEYVAVDFSYDPNEPVLHNISLSIKKGEMTAFVGSSGAGKSTLADLIPRFYDPTAGQILIDGVDLREFEINSLRRKLAVVSQDTFIFNTSVRNNIAYALEDASEEEICEAARLANALDFIQDLPQGFDTQLGDRGVRLSGGQRQRIAIARALLRNPEILILDEATSALDSVSERLIQESLEKLAVGRTVIAIAHRLSTIVRANKVVVLEGGRIIEQGGYQELLSQRGKLWKYHQLQHKMSHVS; translated from the coding sequence ATGCCTGTTAAAATCCCTGTACCAATTCGCCGCCTACTCCAAACTACTAGCTTTTGGCAAGATAACTCTTTTTTATTCAAAGAGTTTAAGTTTTTTGGTAAAGCTGCCATCTTTGCAGTTGTCTTTACAATTTTAGGAGCAGCTTTTGAAGGTTTTGGCATTGGTTTTATTCTGACTTTTTTACAAAGTTTGACTCATCCTGATGCTGCACAGTTTCAAACAGGAATAGACTGGATTGATACTGTCATATTAGGAGTTAATGCTCCCGTTAATGAGCGTCTCTTTCGCATATCCGGTCTTATTCTCTTAACCACTTTCTTGCGCTTAGGGTTCAACTACTTAGGAAAGCTGTATACTCGCATCTCAGCATCAAGTTTGGCGTATCGGTTACGACATCTCCTCTTTGAACAGCTAATTTCGCTGCGAATTAGTTACTTTGCTAAAAAACGTTCTGGAGAAATCATCAATAGCCTCACATCAGAAGTTATTCAGTTACAACAAGCTTTTGATGTGAGTTCAGCACTGTTCACGAAAATTCTCACGCTTTGGGTATACGTCATTTCCATGTTCTTGCTCTCCTGGGAGCTAACCTTGGTATCAGGTATGCTCTTTAGCTTGCTATCAGTAGGCATATCAACACTACTAGGACGTATTCGGGAAGCCAGTTTTGCCAGATCGAAAGCAAGCGGTGGATATACATCGGTTGCACTCGAATTAGTTAATGGAATTCGTACTGTTCATGCTTTTGCGGCACAAGACTATGAACGCAAACGCTTTTATCATGCCAATCGTAATTTACTAAATGCAACGCTGCAATCTATCTCTGCACAAGCATTAGTAGAACCGCTAAGGGAAGGAATCGCGACAACAATTTTGATTGGGATGTTAGTAGTAGCAGTTACTACTTTGATTCCACAAGGTTATTTAGAGCTAGCTTCGTTGTTAACTTTCTTGTTTGTCTTGTTTCGCATGATGCCAACTATGCGCCAGATTGATTCGGCCAGAGTGCAAATGAGTAGTTTTCACGGTTCACTCCGAGACATTAAACAACTGCTGCGTAAAGATGACAAAGCTTACACGCGTAATGGCAAAGTTGAATTTACAGGTTTAAATCGCGCTATTGAGTATGTAGCCGTCGATTTTAGTTATGACCCGAACGAACCTGTTTTGCACAACATTTCTCTTTCGATAAAAAAAGGTGAGATGACAGCTTTTGTAGGGTCTTCGGGCGCTGGTAAATCGACCCTCGCTGACTTAATTCCGCGATTTTATGATCCAACCGCCGGTCAAATTCTCATCGATGGAGTTGATTTACGCGAATTTGAGATTAACTCGCTGCGGCGTAAATTAGCAGTCGTTAGTCAAGATACATTTATATTTAATACTTCGGTACGTAATAATATCGCTTATGCGTTGGAAGATGCAAGCGAAGAGGAAATTTGCGAAGCTGCACGCTTAGCAAACGCTTTAGACTTTATTCAAGATCTACCACAAGGCTTTGATACTCAGTTAGGCGATCGCGGTGTCCGGTTATCAGGAGGACAAAGACAACGAATTGCGATCGCACGTGCATTGTTGCGGAATCCAGAAATTCTCATCCTTGATGAGGCGACAAGCGCGTTAGATTCTGTCTCAGAACGCTTGATTCAAGAGTCCTTAGAAAAACTGGCTGTCGGTCGGACTGTAATTGCGATCGCGCACCGACTCTCGACAATTGTCCGTGCGAATAAAGTCGTTGTTCTGGAGGGAGGACGAATTATTGAACAAGGTGGCTACCAAGAGCTACTCAGTCAACGCGGCAAGCTGTGGAAATACCATCAACTTCAGCATAAAATGAGTCACGTATCTTAA